The nucleotide window AACCTGGAGCTGGTCGGCCGACGGCTGGAGCTGATGGTCGAAGGGCCGAGCAAGCACGCGGCCAAGGCGTATCCGGCATCGAACGTCACGCTCGGCAGCGGCTTCAATCGCCGTGCGGCGGTCGAGCAGCTGGTCGGACGCACGCGAGGCGACCAGATCGTCGTCTTTGACGGCGACCCGGCGCTCGCGGGTTCGTTGGCGAATGTAGATGTCGTCGAGGCCAAGGGCCTGACGCTCTTCGGCAAGCTCGCACGGCAGGCACAGGTGGCCTAGCGGTCAGCCGCTGCTTTCCAGGTCAGCTTCGATGCGACCGGCCGAGGCGGTTCGAGTCGGTGTCCGAGCGGACGACGCGGACGGCACGGCGTCCTTTGGGTCCGTCTTCGTCGTCGTAGAGGACGGCCTCGCCTTCCTCGAGCGTTTTGAAGCCGTCACCCTCGATGGTCTGGTAGTGGACGAAGACGTCTCGGCCGTCGTCGTCGAGGATGAAGCCAAAGCCCTTGGGATCGTTGAACCACTTGACCGTGCCCTTTTTGGTCGGCGGCTGGTCGTGGGTGTCGTGCGTGGTTTCGACAGCTGGTTCCGCAACAGTCATCA belongs to Planctomycetota bacterium and includes:
- a CDS encoding TRAM domain-containing protein; amino-acid sequence: NLELVGRRLELMVEGPSKHAAKAYPASNVTLGSGFNRRAAVEQLVGRTRGDQIVVFDGDPALAGSLANVDVVEAKGLTLFGKLARQAQVA